The following are from one region of the Segatella oris genome:
- a CDS encoding MerR family transcriptional regulator, whose translation MSLNTNKNLKLYYSIKEVAAQFGINESTLRFWEGEFPQLRPKTQNSTKIRQYTDKDIEQIKVIYNLVKVRGFKIAAARKVLNANREGVDKTADVMTTLTSVRDELKLLKKQLDGLV comes from the coding sequence ATGTCTCTGAATACAAACAAGAACCTAAAGTTGTATTACAGCATCAAGGAGGTTGCTGCACAATTCGGTATCAATGAAAGTACGCTGCGATTCTGGGAAGGTGAGTTCCCACAGCTGCGTCCGAAGACGCAGAACAGCACGAAAATTAGGCAATATACCGATAAGGATATTGAGCAGATAAAGGTCATTTACAATCTTGTGAAAGTGCGTGGTTTCAAGATTGCTGCAGCCCGGAAAGTGCTTAATGCCAATCGTGAAGGGGTAGACAAGACGGCAGATGTGATGACCACACTCACTTCTGTGCGCGATGAATTGAAGCTGTTGAAGAAGCAACTCGACGGTTTGGTCTGA
- a CDS encoding SprT-like domain-containing protein translates to MQISTQWMEQWFTTFNEQYFDGGLPLPRLALSRSKTRLGSMSCKRVTRLFRGTKFSDFTIRLSNYYDLSERDFQNVLLHEMIHYHIAYTGVKDTSPHGVVFRRMAEVFNRKYGWNIKVTGSTRGTKPAKPQPDREFLVLALLLDSGEHLFSVVNPRYAHEIDRNISCVSRVKSFSWYTTRDRYFMEFPRVRSLRGRRVSMEVYEKKTAEMTPIVV, encoded by the coding sequence ATGCAAATAAGCACGCAATGGATGGAGCAATGGTTCACCACTTTCAATGAACAATACTTTGACGGTGGGCTTCCGCTCCCTCGATTGGCATTGTCTCGGTCGAAAACGCGCTTGGGATCAATGTCGTGCAAGCGGGTAACTCGTTTGTTCAGAGGCACGAAATTCTCTGATTTTACCATTCGACTAAGCAACTACTATGACCTTTCTGAACGCGATTTTCAGAATGTCTTGTTGCATGAGATGATACATTATCATATTGCTTATACGGGAGTTAAAGACACTTCGCCACACGGAGTTGTGTTCCGAAGAATGGCTGAAGTGTTCAACAGAAAGTATGGTTGGAATATCAAGGTGACGGGTTCCACGCGCGGGACAAAGCCTGCAAAGCCACAACCTGACCGCGAATTTCTTGTTCTGGCCTTGCTTCTTGACTCGGGAGAGCATTTGTTTTCGGTAGTAAATCCACGCTATGCGCATGAGATTGACCGTAATATCAGCTGTGTAAGTCGTGTGAAAAGCTTCAGTTGGTACACCACTCGCGACCGCTATTTCATGGAATTTCCGCGCGTGAGAAGCCTTCGTGGTCGCCGCGTTTCAATGGAGGTGTATGAAAAGAAAACGGCCGAAATGACGCCGATTGTTGTCTGA
- a CDS encoding ParA family protein: MGKIIALANQKGGVGKTTTTINLAASLATLEKTVLVVDADPQANASSGLGVDIKDVDCSLYECIIDHADVRDAIYTTDINGLDIIPSHIDLVGAEIEMLNLDNRERVLKNLLAPISSEYDYILIDCSPSLGLITVNALTAANSVIIPVQCEYFALEGISKLLNTIKIIKSKLNQQLEIEGFLLTMYDSRLRLANQIYDEVKRHFQELVFKTVIQRNVKLSESPSHGLPVILYDADSTGAKNHLALAKELINRNA; this comes from the coding sequence ATGGGAAAAATTATAGCTTTAGCTAATCAAAAAGGCGGTGTGGGTAAGACCACAACGACCATTAACTTGGCGGCTTCTTTGGCCACTCTTGAGAAAACAGTTCTCGTGGTTGACGCCGATCCACAAGCCAATGCATCAAGCGGTTTAGGCGTTGACATCAAGGATGTTGACTGCTCACTATATGAATGTATCATTGACCACGCTGATGTCCGCGATGCTATCTATACCACAGATATCAATGGATTGGATATTATTCCGAGCCACATTGACCTCGTTGGTGCCGAAATCGAGATGCTGAACTTAGACAACCGCGAACGCGTTTTGAAAAATCTCCTTGCTCCTATCAGCAGTGAATATGATTACATTCTCATTGACTGCAGTCCTTCTTTGGGGCTGATTACAGTCAATGCACTGACGGCAGCCAACTCTGTAATCATTCCCGTGCAATGTGAATACTTTGCCCTTGAGGGTATCAGCAAGTTGCTTAATACCATTAAAATCATCAAGAGCAAACTCAATCAGCAATTGGAGATTGAGGGGTTCCTGCTGACCATGTATGACAGTCGTCTCCGTTTGGCCAACCAAATCTATGATGAAGTGAAGCGACATTTCCAGGAATTGGTGTTCAAGACGGTTATTCAGCGCAATGTGAAGCTAAGCGAAAGCCCCAGCCATGGTCTTCCTGTCATCCTTTACGATGCTGACTCAACCGGTGCAAAGAACCATTTGGCCTTGGCAAAAGAACTGATTAACAGGAATGCATGA
- a CDS encoding ParB/RepB/Spo0J family partition protein, which produces MAVHKKYNSLGRGLDALISTDAVRTQGSSTINEIAIDQIEANPNQPRREFDDEALQDLANSIKEIGIIQPITLRQIADNRFQIIAGERRWRASQLAGLKALPAYIRTIKDENVMEMALVENIQREDLNAIEIALAYEHLLESNGMTQEKVSERVGKSRTAITNYLRLLKLPAQVQMALQKKEIDMGHARALLALDSPALQIKLFKEILKNGYSVRKVEELVQALKNGDDIESGKKKIIARNQLPEEFCVLKNRLAKFLNTKVQMTCSSKGKGKISIPFANEEELERIMNLFDKLKD; this is translated from the coding sequence ATGGCAGTACACAAGAAATACAACAGTTTAGGTCGTGGTCTTGACGCACTCATATCAACTGATGCCGTACGCACACAGGGATCATCGACTATCAACGAAATAGCAATCGACCAGATTGAAGCCAACCCCAACCAGCCTCGCCGTGAATTTGACGATGAAGCATTGCAGGATTTGGCCAACAGCATAAAAGAAATAGGTATCATTCAGCCCATCACACTCCGCCAGATTGCCGACAACAGGTTCCAGATCATTGCCGGCGAGCGTCGTTGGAGAGCTTCCCAATTGGCTGGTCTCAAGGCACTTCCAGCCTATATCCGCACGATAAAAGACGAAAACGTCATGGAAATGGCCCTCGTGGAGAATATCCAACGCGAGGATTTGAATGCCATCGAAATTGCTTTGGCTTATGAGCATTTGCTTGAGAGCAACGGAATGACACAGGAGAAAGTGTCGGAACGTGTCGGGAAAAGCCGTACGGCAATTACCAACTACCTGCGTCTTCTGAAGCTTCCTGCACAGGTTCAGATGGCATTACAAAAGAAAGAAATCGACATGGGGCATGCCCGTGCACTGCTTGCCTTAGACAGTCCGGCACTTCAAATCAAGCTTTTCAAGGAGATACTGAAGAATGGTTACTCCGTAAGAAAGGTTGAAGAGTTGGTGCAGGCATTGAAAAATGGCGATGACATTGAAAGTGGAAAGAAGAAGATTATCGCCCGAAATCAATTGCCGGAAGAGTTCTGTGTACTCAAAAACCGATTGGCTAAGTTCCTCAACACAAAGGTTCAGATGACCTGTTCCTCTAAAGGTAAAGGAAAAATAAGTATTCCATTTGCCAACGAAGAAGAGCTTGAACGCATCATGAACCTCTTTGACAAACTGAAAGACTGA
- the alaS gene encoding alanine--tRNA ligase codes for MMTANEVRESYKKFFEGKGHKIVASAPMVIKDDPTLMFTNAGMNQWKDIILGTKDPGKDVRRVDSQKCLRVSGKHNDLEEVGHDTYHHTMFEMLGNWSFGDYFKEGAIDYAWEYLVSVLHLNPEDLYVTVFEGSPEEGLERDDEAASYWAKHVPADHIINGNKHDNFWEMGDTGPCGPCTEIHVDSRTPEEKAKMPGRELVNKDNPQVIEIWNIVFMQYNRKADGSLEPLPMHVIDTGMGFERLVRMLQDKHSNYDTDIFQPIIKQIEAISGKKYGFTTPTGLNGEGKDEQEKIDIAMRVVADHLRAVAFSIADGQLPSNAKAGYVIRRILRRAVRYAYTFLDQKEAFLYKLLPVLVQEMGQAYPELPAQQELIARVMKEEEDSFLRTLEKGINLLNGDMDELKAHGQTELDGTSAFRLFDTYGFPLDLTELICREHGYTVDEKGFNEEMAKQKARARNAAVVENGDWEVIREGEQVFVGYDYTEYTCHILRYRKVTQKKNTFYEIVLDYTPFYGEMGGQVGDQGTLVSENETVEIIDTKRENNQSIHIVKQLPKDLQAEFMACVDVEKRNGSAANHTATHLLDYALKQVLGDHVEQKGSYVDPTTLRFDFSHFQKVTDEELRQVEKLVNKMIREDFPLDEHRDTPLEEAKELGAVALFGEKYGDKVRVVRFGPSCEFCGGIHAKSTGRIGFFKIISESSVAAGIRRIEALTGQACEDTIYALQDMMNDLKSMFNNSKDLKATLKKFIGEHDEMRKEIEKFQAQAVERTKEELLKRAQNVNGVQVIKAVLPLEPAAAKDLAFKLRENISENLVAVIGSTAGNKPLLTVMFSDDMVKDHSLNAGTIIREAAKLIQGGGGGQPHYAQAGGKNLDGISAAVDKVIELANL; via the coding sequence ATGATGACAGCAAATGAAGTCCGTGAGTCTTACAAGAAATTCTTTGAAGGTAAGGGACACAAGATTGTAGCATCAGCCCCTATGGTCATTAAAGATGACCCCACGTTGATGTTTACCAATGCTGGAATGAACCAGTGGAAGGACATTATTCTCGGTACAAAAGACCCGGGAAAAGACGTGCGCAGGGTAGACTCTCAGAAGTGTCTTCGCGTGAGTGGAAAGCATAATGACCTCGAAGAAGTAGGTCATGACACCTACCATCACACGATGTTTGAGATGTTGGGTAATTGGAGTTTTGGCGATTATTTCAAGGAAGGAGCTATCGACTATGCCTGGGAATACCTTGTCAGTGTGCTCCATCTTAATCCTGAAGACCTTTATGTAACCGTGTTTGAAGGTTCACCTGAAGAAGGACTTGAACGTGACGATGAGGCTGCATCTTACTGGGCAAAGCATGTCCCGGCTGACCATATCATCAATGGAAACAAGCATGATAATTTCTGGGAGATGGGAGATACGGGGCCATGTGGTCCCTGTACAGAGATCCATGTAGACTCTCGCACACCGGAGGAAAAGGCTAAAATGCCCGGTCGTGAACTTGTCAACAAAGATAATCCGCAGGTGATAGAAATCTGGAATATCGTTTTCATGCAGTACAACCGCAAGGCAGACGGCAGTCTTGAACCGCTTCCTATGCACGTCATTGATACCGGCATGGGCTTCGAGCGCCTTGTTCGCATGCTGCAAGACAAGCACAGTAACTATGACACGGATATCTTCCAGCCAATCATCAAGCAAATAGAAGCAATCAGTGGAAAGAAATATGGCTTCACAACGCCTACCGGATTGAATGGTGAAGGCAAGGACGAACAGGAGAAGATTGACATTGCCATGCGCGTGGTTGCCGACCACTTGCGTGCCGTTGCATTCTCAATTGCCGACGGACAGCTGCCGAGTAATGCCAAGGCGGGCTATGTCATCCGTCGCATTCTGCGTCGTGCTGTGCGCTATGCCTATACTTTCCTCGATCAGAAAGAAGCTTTCCTGTATAAGCTTTTGCCTGTTCTGGTTCAGGAAATGGGGCAAGCTTATCCCGAACTTCCTGCTCAACAAGAGCTTATCGCCCGCGTGATGAAAGAAGAAGAAGACTCTTTCTTGCGCACATTGGAAAAGGGAATCAATCTTCTGAACGGCGATATGGACGAGCTGAAAGCCCATGGACAGACTGAATTGGACGGCACAAGCGCCTTCCGTTTGTTTGATACTTACGGCTTTCCACTTGACTTAACCGAACTCATTTGCCGCGAACACGGTTACACAGTAGATGAGAAAGGCTTCAATGAAGAAATGGCTAAGCAGAAAGCTCGTGCTCGAAACGCAGCTGTTGTAGAGAATGGAGACTGGGAAGTGATAAGAGAAGGAGAGCAAGTATTCGTTGGTTACGACTACACGGAGTACACTTGCCACATTCTTCGCTATCGAAAAGTGACCCAGAAAAAGAATACTTTCTACGAGATTGTACTCGACTACACGCCTTTCTATGGTGAAATGGGCGGTCAGGTTGGCGATCAAGGCACACTTGTCAGCGAGAACGAGACCGTCGAAATCATTGATACGAAGCGCGAAAACAACCAGAGTATCCATATCGTTAAGCAACTTCCGAAAGATCTTCAGGCTGAATTCATGGCTTGTGTAGACGTGGAGAAACGCAATGGAAGCGCTGCTAATCACACGGCAACCCACTTGCTTGACTATGCGTTGAAGCAGGTCTTGGGCGACCATGTGGAGCAGAAAGGCTCGTATGTTGACCCGACTACGCTGCGATTTGACTTTTCTCACTTCCAGAAAGTAACCGATGAAGAGCTTCGTCAGGTAGAGAAACTCGTCAATAAGATGATCCGTGAGGACTTCCCTCTTGATGAACATCGCGACACTCCGCTTGAAGAAGCCAAGGAACTTGGTGCAGTTGCACTCTTCGGAGAGAAGTATGGAGACAAGGTTCGCGTGGTTCGTTTCGGGCCAAGTTGCGAGTTCTGTGGTGGCATCCACGCCAAGAGTACAGGACGTATCGGTTTCTTCAAGATTATCAGTGAAAGCAGTGTTGCAGCCGGCATCCGCCGTATTGAGGCCTTAACGGGCCAGGCTTGCGAAGATACAATCTATGCACTGCAGGACATGATGAATGACTTGAAATCCATGTTCAATAATTCCAAAGACCTCAAAGCTACGCTGAAGAAGTTCATCGGAGAGCATGATGAGATGCGAAAAGAAATCGAGAAGTTCCAGGCACAAGCCGTTGAACGCACCAAGGAGGAGCTTCTCAAGCGCGCACAGAACGTCAATGGTGTTCAAGTGATTAAGGCTGTGTTGCCTTTAGAGCCTGCAGCAGCCAAAGACCTTGCTTTCAAATTGCGCGAAAACATCAGTGAAAATCTTGTTGCAGTCATTGGAAGTACGGCAGGAAATAAACCGCTGTTGACCGTCATGTTCAGTGATGACATGGTGAAAGACCACTCACTCAACGCTGGAACTATTATCCGCGAAGCTGCCAAACTCATTCAAGGCGGTGGCGGTGGTCAGCCTCATTATGCACAGGCTGGCGGCAAAAACCTTGACGGTATCAGTGCAGCTGTCGACAAGGTTATTGAACTTGCTAATCTGTAA
- a CDS encoding DUF5683 domain-containing protein — protein sequence MSSSRLTHIIITVVLLILPFCTKAQNEELHMPLQDTAHLKANEVLTHADSVTLATDSVVMTKKKKRDWDTWKPNPKRALWLGLVLPGAGQIYNRKFWKLPIIYGGIVGCAYALSWNNQMYHDYSQAYMDITDNDPTTESYNQFMHLGAKITKDNISRYQTLFKNRKDRYRRWRDMSFFVLVGVYALSVIDAYVDASLSEFDISKDLSLRVEPAVVNTNNHRNPLQSGGIGVHCSLNF from the coding sequence ATGTCTTCATCAAGACTGACACATATCATTATCACAGTAGTCCTGCTCATCCTGCCATTCTGTACCAAGGCACAGAATGAAGAGCTTCATATGCCTCTGCAAGACACTGCACATCTCAAGGCAAACGAAGTGCTTACGCATGCAGACAGCGTCACTTTGGCTACTGATTCTGTGGTGATGACTAAGAAAAAGAAGCGTGATTGGGACACATGGAAGCCCAACCCGAAGCGTGCTTTGTGGTTAGGATTAGTGCTTCCTGGTGCGGGTCAGATCTACAACCGCAAGTTCTGGAAGCTTCCCATCATATATGGTGGCATCGTAGGTTGTGCATATGCCTTGAGTTGGAATAATCAAATGTATCACGATTACTCACAAGCTTACATGGATATCACGGATAATGACCCCACAACTGAAAGCTATAACCAGTTCATGCACTTGGGAGCGAAGATTACAAAAGACAACATCAGCCGCTATCAAACATTGTTCAAGAACCGCAAAGACCGCTATCGCCGATGGCGCGACATGAGTTTCTTTGTGCTTGTTGGTGTGTATGCCTTGTCGGTTATTGACGCCTATGTAGACGCTTCCCTGTCGGAGTTTGACATTTCTAAAGACCTTAGTCTACGTGTTGAACCTGCTGTTGTGAATACAAACAACCATCGTAATCCCTTACAATCCGGAGGTATTGGCGTGCATTGCAGCCTCAATTTCTGA
- a CDS encoding lytic transglycosylase domain-containing protein has product MKKTYLIALSLLFISTCKLQAQVVNNEEDDNEQTEITVTNAQGKEEVIDLPEAMTMELDSLMHLYNTKIYLRPDTTCNLPDVNPVYDIDVYKKRLAMLPTVIEMPYNNVVQQFIDRYSGHLRRSVSYMLGAQNFYMPIFEEALESYGLPLELKYLPVIESALNPRAVSRVGATGLWQFMINTAKRYNLTINSLVDERRDPVKASYAAAHYLSDLYKIYGDWNLVIAAYNCGPDKINKAIHRSKQNDYWQIYPYLPQETRGYVPAFIAANYIMNYYCEHNICPMTTDLPMKTDTVVVNRDLHFEQVAHVLGLDVDQIAALNPQYRHNIINGNWRPSTLRLPATMVTKFIDNEEAIYKYMPEDLTSKRTEVEVNDEEPTFVSYRRAHRSHASSSKYSNKKGKKKKGRKEKSKSITIREGDTLSQIAKRNKVSVKQLRRLNGIKGSNIRAGKKIKIK; this is encoded by the coding sequence ATGAAGAAAACATATTTAATCGCTCTTTCGCTCTTGTTTATCAGCACTTGTAAGCTACAGGCTCAAGTCGTAAACAACGAGGAAGACGACAACGAACAGACAGAAATCACCGTAACGAACGCACAGGGTAAGGAGGAAGTTATCGACCTCCCAGAAGCCATGACCATGGAACTTGACAGCCTGATGCACCTTTATAACACGAAGATTTACCTTCGTCCTGACACCACATGCAACCTTCCTGATGTCAATCCCGTTTATGACATAGACGTCTATAAGAAGCGTCTTGCCATGCTTCCTACCGTTATTGAGATGCCCTACAACAATGTTGTCCAGCAGTTTATTGACCGATACAGTGGCCATCTTCGACGCTCGGTGAGCTACATGTTGGGGGCACAGAACTTCTATATGCCTATCTTTGAAGAGGCCTTGGAAAGCTATGGACTTCCTTTGGAACTGAAATATTTGCCTGTCATTGAGTCGGCATTGAACCCTCGGGCCGTATCAAGAGTGGGAGCAACTGGCCTTTGGCAGTTCATGATTAATACGGCAAAACGCTATAATCTGACTATAAACTCACTCGTAGACGAACGCAGAGACCCCGTAAAAGCATCCTATGCAGCAGCTCATTACCTGAGTGATCTTTATAAAATCTACGGTGATTGGAATCTTGTTATTGCAGCATATAACTGCGGACCTGACAAGATCAACAAGGCTATTCATCGCTCTAAGCAGAACGACTACTGGCAGATTTATCCGTATCTTCCACAAGAAACGCGTGGTTATGTGCCTGCTTTTATTGCTGCAAACTATATCATGAACTACTACTGTGAGCACAATATCTGTCCGATGACAACTGATTTACCCATGAAAACAGACACTGTTGTTGTCAATCGTGACCTCCATTTTGAGCAGGTGGCACATGTCTTAGGGCTTGATGTTGACCAGATAGCAGCTCTAAATCCACAGTACCGACATAACATTATCAATGGAAACTGGCGTCCGTCAACGCTCCGTCTGCCTGCAACAATGGTCACCAAGTTCATCGACAACGAAGAAGCTATCTATAAATATATGCCGGAAGACCTGACAAGCAAACGCACAGAAGTCGAAGTGAACGATGAAGAGCCAACCTTTGTCAGCTATCGCCGTGCTCACAGAAGCCATGCTTCATCAAGCAAGTACAGCAATAAGAAAGGCAAGAAGAAGAAAGGACGCAAGGAAAAAAGCAAGAGTATAACCATCCGCGAGGGCGACACGCTATCGCAAATTGCAAAGCGCAACAAAGTTTCTGTTAAGCAACTGCGACGCCTCAACGGTATAAAAGGTAGCAATATCCGTGCTGGAAAGAAGATTAAAATCAAATAA
- a CDS encoding RelA/SpoT family protein, with product MNEHDMKEAAREAAEEKQIAEAFQHLLDTYLASRHRKKVDIITKAFNFARQAHKGVRRLSGEPYIMHPIAVAQIACEEMGLGSTSICAALLHDVVEDTDYTVEDIENIFGEKIAQIVDGLTKISGGIFGDRASAQAENFKKLLLTMSDDIRVILIKICDRLHNMRTLASQPANKQYKIAGETLYIYAPLANRLGLNKIKTELEDLSFSYEHPEEYAAIKSKLALTQEKRDELFAQFTGPIREALDHMGIKYQIKARVKSPYSIWNKMQNKHVTFEEIYDILAVRIIFEPKVRAEEINECFNIYVAISRIYKSHPDRLRDWLNHPKANGYQALHVTLMSKQGRWIEVQIRSDRMNEVAEQGFAAHWKYKDGGEYSEDEGELNDWLSTIKEILDDPQPDAMDFLDSIKLNLFASEIFVFTPKGEIKTLPAGCTALDFAFQIHTFLGSHCIGAKVNHKLVPLSHKLNSGDQVEILTSKAQHVQPSWINFVSTAKAKAKIQAILRRDDRETQKAGEELLKAWLKRNSMELTSVVLDKLCEFHNVQKHEELFQALGEKTIILGEYDLDVLLGKNKKESTSFGWRRYVPFLHEKNTEKQKAKDTAPKELFTVDKGFNKKKSIIISERNINNYIFPDCCHPIPGDDILGYIDNNNHIEIHKRACPVASRLKSSYGNRILDAKWDMHKRLFFDATIEIKGIDRKGMLHDLADVISDKMDVNIHKITIQSNEGIFDGTIEIRVHDREEVRQIMDNLKAIDDLKEVVQIM from the coding sequence ATGAACGAGCACGATATGAAAGAAGCAGCGCGCGAAGCTGCTGAAGAAAAACAGATTGCAGAGGCTTTCCAACATCTGCTTGACACTTATCTTGCATCACGACATCGCAAGAAAGTGGATATCATCACCAAGGCTTTCAACTTTGCCCGACAAGCACATAAGGGTGTCAGACGACTCTCGGGAGAACCTTATATCATGCATCCTATCGCTGTTGCACAGATAGCTTGCGAGGAAATGGGGCTTGGTTCAACCAGCATCTGCGCTGCCCTGCTCCATGATGTCGTTGAAGATACCGACTATACCGTTGAAGATATAGAGAACATCTTTGGCGAAAAGATTGCTCAAATCGTAGACGGACTGACCAAGATCAGCGGTGGTATCTTCGGAGATCGGGCTTCGGCACAGGCTGAGAACTTCAAGAAACTGCTGCTTACCATGAGTGATGACATCCGCGTTATCCTCATCAAGATATGCGACCGACTGCACAATATGCGCACATTAGCCTCGCAACCGGCCAACAAGCAATACAAGATTGCAGGCGAAACGCTTTATATCTATGCACCACTCGCCAACCGTTTAGGCCTGAACAAAATCAAAACTGAACTCGAAGACCTGAGTTTCAGCTACGAACATCCTGAAGAATACGCTGCAATCAAAAGCAAATTAGCACTCACTCAAGAGAAACGCGACGAACTTTTTGCACAGTTTACGGGGCCAATCCGCGAAGCTCTCGACCATATGGGCATCAAATATCAGATTAAAGCCCGTGTGAAAAGCCCTTATTCTATTTGGAATAAGATGCAGAACAAACATGTAACTTTTGAGGAAATCTATGATATTCTTGCCGTCAGAATCATATTTGAACCGAAGGTAAGAGCCGAAGAAATCAATGAATGTTTCAACATCTATGTGGCTATCAGCCGCATATATAAGAGTCATCCCGACCGACTTCGCGACTGGCTTAATCATCCGAAAGCCAATGGATATCAGGCACTCCACGTGACATTGATGAGCAAACAAGGCCGCTGGATAGAGGTACAGATACGCTCTGACCGCATGAACGAGGTGGCCGAACAAGGCTTTGCAGCTCACTGGAAATATAAGGACGGCGGAGAATACAGCGAGGATGAAGGCGAACTCAACGACTGGTTGAGCACCATAAAGGAGATACTTGACGACCCACAGCCTGATGCAATGGACTTCCTTGACAGCATTAAGCTCAATCTTTTCGCTTCAGAAATCTTTGTATTCACGCCAAAAGGCGAAATCAAGACCTTGCCGGCAGGCTGTACGGCACTCGACTTTGCTTTCCAAATCCACACTTTTCTCGGCAGCCATTGCATCGGAGCAAAGGTCAACCACAAGCTCGTGCCATTGAGTCATAAGCTGAACAGTGGTGACCAGGTAGAGATATTGACCAGCAAAGCACAACATGTGCAGCCCTCATGGATTAACTTTGTGTCGACAGCAAAGGCCAAAGCGAAGATCCAGGCCATTCTAAGACGCGACGACCGGGAGACACAAAAGGCAGGCGAAGAACTGCTGAAAGCATGGCTCAAGCGCAATTCCATGGAATTAACTTCCGTTGTTCTCGACAAACTTTGCGAGTTTCACAATGTTCAGAAGCATGAAGAACTGTTTCAAGCCTTGGGCGAAAAGACCATTATTCTTGGCGAATACGACCTTGATGTGTTGCTTGGCAAGAACAAAAAAGAGTCAACCTCGTTTGGCTGGCGACGCTATGTGCCGTTCCTCCACGAAAAGAACACCGAGAAACAAAAGGCAAAGGACACTGCACCGAAAGAACTTTTCACCGTTGACAAGGGCTTCAACAAGAAGAAATCTATCATCATCAGTGAGAGAAACATCAACAACTACATCTTCCCCGACTGCTGTCATCCCATTCCGGGTGACGATATTTTGGGCTATATTGACAACAACAACCACATTGAAATCCATAAACGTGCCTGTCCTGTGGCAAGCCGTTTGAAATCAAGCTACGGCAACCGAATTCTTGATGCCAAGTGGGATATGCACAAACGGCTGTTCTTTGACGCCACTATTGAAATCAAAGGAATAGACCGCAAGGGCATGCTTCACGACCTTGCTGATGTGATTTCCGACAAAATGGACGTCAACATCCACAAGATTACCATTCAGAGTAACGAGGGAATCTTTGATGGAACCATTGAAATACGTGTGCACGACCGCGAAGAAGTGCGCCAGATCATGGATAACCTCAAGGCTATAGACGACTTGAAGGAAGTAGTGCAAATCATGTAA